The following are encoded together in the Capsulimonas corticalis genome:
- a CDS encoding O-antigen ligase family protein: protein MEISIPLTFGVLCTALISNTANIGLWFLILSVSEAVVALVLWFFGKNSIVSGSLVRAGGTFNDPNSLYLTLLIALPLCVTYLEGAPKQFKSLFLAMLVIISTAVIAAGSRAGAVGLSGSLLCYIWLTRDKYKKWIPVSIIIFAVNLAVFSLRVRDPISKISTSRSNVSRTKSWRIASQMYHDHELMGVGPGNYNIKYPAYGKLGVMTDPKNMLLLMLCEYGIVGGIAYVGFIAVVCKVSISDRCLDTVRFTSISAALFAVGWVDCWALFPGRTCGTFFFGALAGSVCLYIRDAPRYSNLTFCGRYLARRKEMS, encoded by the coding sequence TTGGAAATCTCCATTCCATTGACATTCGGTGTGCTTTGTACAGCATTAATTAGCAACACCGCAAATATTGGATTGTGGTTTTTGATACTGTCGGTATCCGAAGCGGTGGTGGCGTTAGTTCTATGGTTCTTTGGCAAAAATAGCATCGTATCAGGCTCGCTGGTAAGAGCAGGCGGAACATTCAACGACCCGAATAGCTTGTATCTTACTCTATTAATTGCATTGCCTCTTTGTGTGACATATTTAGAAGGTGCGCCAAAGCAATTCAAATCGCTTTTTTTGGCAATGCTTGTTATTATAAGTACAGCCGTGATCGCTGCAGGATCTCGCGCTGGCGCTGTTGGTCTGTCAGGATCACTGTTGTGTTACATTTGGCTTACAAGAGATAAATACAAAAAATGGATTCCCGTATCTATTATAATATTTGCCGTCAATCTTGCAGTGTTTTCTCTTCGTGTTCGTGATCCTATCAGTAAGATTTCAACAAGTCGATCAAACGTTTCGCGAACTAAGTCTTGGCGCATTGCATCACAAATGTACCACGATCATGAATTAATGGGAGTTGGTCCTGGTAATTATAATATAAAATACCCCGCATATGGAAAATTAGGTGTAATGACAGATCCGAAGAACATGCTGTTACTTATGCTATGCGAATACGGCATTGTCGGAGGAATAGCGTATGTAGGATTCATTGCCGTGGTTTGTAAAGTATCGATCTCAGATAGATGTTTAGATACAGTACGCTTTACGTCTATTTCCGCCGCTCTGTTTGCCGTTGGCTGGGTTGACTGCTGGGCGTTGTTTCCAGGTCGTACTTGTGGTACTTTTTTCTTTGGCGCACTCGCAGGATCTGTTTGTTTGTATATTAGAGATGCTCCTCGCTACTCCAATTTAACTTTTTGTGGGAGATATTTGGCGCGAAGAAAGGAAATGTCGTGA